The nucleotide sequence AATGGTCAAGTCAAGGCCATCGATGGCATAGCGATCGGGACGCGACGGATATGAAAATCGTAGGTCTTGCAGCTCCAGTCGACCACTGACCCGCTCGGGCAACTTGACCAGAGCGTTGTCCGGCGCCTGGATTTCATTACTCGACTGCAGCAGTTCGGCAATCCGCTCCGCCGCGCCGGCCGCCCGTTGCAGTTCACCAATCACTTCGCTCAAGGTGCCAAAGGCGCTGCCGACGATCAGGCTGTAGAACACGAAGGCCGCCAGTTCGCCCCCGGAAATACGCCCGGCAATCACGTCCATGCCGCCCACCCAGAGCATTACACCCACGGCACCCAGCACCAGCATGATGACCAGGGTAATCAGCCAGGCGCGCTGGACGATACGTTTGCGCGCGGTGGCAAAGGCCTCTTCCACGGTCAGCGCGAACCGCTGCTCATCCTGCGCCTGATGGTTGTAAGCCTGCACGGTCTTGATCTGGCCGAGGGTTTCGGACACATAGCTGCCGACATCGGCGATACGGTCCTGGCTCTGACGCGACAAGCTGCGCACGCGCCTGCCAAAGATAAGGATCGGCGCCAGCACCAGCGGCAGCGCCACCACGACGATGCTGGTGAGCTTGGGATTGGTGATAAACAGCAGCACTACACCACCGATCACCATCAACGCATTGCGCAGAAACAACGACAGTGAAGAGCCAATCACCGATTGCAGCAACGTGGTGTCCGCGGTCAACCGCGACTGAATCTCGGAACTGCGGTTGTTTTCGTAGAAGCCCGGATGCAGGTAAATCAGGTGATTGAATACCTGCCGGCGAATGTCCGCGACACAGCGCTCGCCAATCCATGACACTAGGTAAAAGCGGCTGAAGGTACCTACCGCCAAGCCCAGCACCAGCACCATGAACAGACCTATGGACTGATTGAGCAGGTGCGGCGATTGGGTCATGAAGCCTTGGTCCACCAGCAAACGAATGCCTTGCCCCATGGACAAAGTAATCCCGGCGGTAACGATCAGTGCCAGCAGGGCGCCCAGCGCCTGCCAGCGATAAGGGGCGATAAAGCGGCTGGCCAGGCGAATGGCGCGACGTTGACGGGCAGAAAGCATGGATGACACCACCTGAGGGATACAGCCTCAAGCCTACACTGCAAATAGATGGAACTTGGGTAAATCACAATGAGTCAGGTTAATTATGCCCCGTATGACTGAGCGCTAGAAACTATCGTTCTAAAGCGAAGGTGGAAATCCCGAGTGGTTTCTGCTGGACTGGGCACTTGATCCGCTGATCTTGTAAGGAGTTGTCATAGCTCGGTCATGCGGTGGAATTAAAGTGGGAACACAACCTGATGAGGAGACAGGCATGTCCTTGCAAACCAGCAGCACTGAAAAAGTTGAAGTCATCCGCCAACCGCAACAATTGCCTTGCTCGTATATCGATGCCCAGGGCCGCGAAGTGCAGATCACTGAAGAAATGATCCAGAGCGCGTGTGCTGAACTGGACAAAAAACTGGTCACGCCTGCCCGCCAAGGCTGACACACCCCAATTCGATTGAAACCGGCCTGCGGGCCTAATGTCGATCAGTTAAGCGAATGAGACATCCTGTAGGAGCGAGCTTGCTCGCGAAAAACGTCAACGATAACGCGTGCATTCTGGATAAACGCGGCGCCTTTGAGTTCTTCGCGAGCAAGCTCGCTCCTACAAAAAGCCAAGGCCGGCTTTTTTGACCTTTTTCTACGCGTGCTGCGCGCCCAACGCCGCTACGATCCTCGACAAATCCTTCGACTCACCGTTGATCCGCACTTTCAAACCATCAATCTCTCTGCGCAACGGATAATGCTTGCGTAGCAGGTCGAACGCCTGGCGCTGCTCGTCCACACTTCCCACCAGGCTGCGCCGAAAATCCGCATCATCACGCCGCGGATCGTAGACACTGCGGCACAGCATGGCCAGCGCCCAGGCCGGATCCGTGTTGGCGTCCAGGCTGACCTCGGCAAGCCACGGCGGCGGCAACAACTCGCTCAGTTGAACGCTGGGCGCCTGCCCTAGATGCTCGCAAAACGCCTGATAGATTTGCGCGGTGCCGCGCTGCTTGCCATCCAGGCTGTAACCGGCAATGTGCGGCGTCGCCAGTACGCACAAGTCGGCCAACGCGGCGTCCACTTCGGGCTCACCCTCCCAGACATCCAGCACCGCCTGCAAGTCTTCACGCTCCAGCAGCACTTCCTTGAGCGCAGCGTTATCCACGACCGCACCACGGCTGGCGTTGATCAGCCAGGTACCCGGTTTGAGCTGATTCAAGCGCTGACGATCAAACAGATGCCAAGTCGAATCATCGCCGGACTTTTTCAGCGGCGTGTGCACACTGATGACATCGCACTGCTCGACAATCTGCTCCAGGCTGACGTAATCGGCGTCTTCGGCAAGCTGTCGCGGCGGATCGCACACCAGCACATTCCAGCCCAGGCCCTTGAGCACCTTGACCAGTCGGCCACCCACTTCACCCGCGCCCACCACGCCATACGTGCGCTGGTTCAGGTCCGCGCCTTCGATTTCGGCCAGGGTCAGCAGGCTGCCCAGCACATAGTCGACCACGCCACGGGCATTGCAACCCGGCGCACTGGACCAGCGGATAGCGGCTTTTTGCAAGTAATCGAGGTCCAGGTGATCAGTGCCGATGGTGCACGTACCGACAAAACGCACTGGCGTACCTTCAAGCAGTTGCCGATTGACGTTGGTCACCGAACGCACCAGCAGCACATCCGCCTGCTCAAGAGTAGCGCGGTCGATGGCTCGGCCAGGCACCCGGCGAACTTCGCCAAAGCCCTCAAAAAAAGCATCGAGCAGCGGAATATTTTCGTCGGCAACAATCAGCATGGCAGGCTCCTTTAGCGGATCAGCAGTGTACAGGCACCACTCGCTGAAGCGTTTACAAATCAGCAACACAGGTTTTTTCCTGACTGACACGTCAAGGCGTAGAATGCGCCGTCCTGCGTTCCCCTTATCGGACACCTGCACGTGAACACTGCCACCCACGCCCTCTCCCGTCCCGCCCGCGTCCGCCTGGAAGTCCGCAGTTTGCTGACCCTGGCCTTGCCGATCATGATCGGGCAACTGGCAACCACCGCGATGGGCTTTGTCGATGCGGTAATGGCCGGGCGGGTCAGCGCGCGGGACCTGGCGGCGGTCGCCCTGGGCAACTCGATCTGGATTCCGGTGTATCTGTTGATGACCGGCACGTTGCTCGCGACCACGCCTAAAGTCGCCCAGCGCTTCGGCGCCGGTGCCCACAAGGAGATCGGCCCGCTGGTGCGTCAGTCGATGTGGCTGGGATTGCTGGTCGGGGTCATCGCCTTATTGTTGTTGATCAGCGCCGAACCGATCCTGCATGCGATGAACGTCGATCCCGAATTGATCGCCCCCTGCATGGGCTATCTGCACGGGATCGCCTCGGGCATGCCCGCCGTTGCGCTGTATTACGTGTTGCGTTGTTTCAGTGATGGGCTGGGGCGCACGCGGCCGAGCATGGTCCTCGGTCTGTGCGGGCTGGCACTGAACATCCCGCTGAACTACATATTCATCTATGGTCATTTTGGCGTGCCGGCCATGGGCGGCGTCGGCTGCGGCTGGGCCACGGCGATCGTGATGTGGGTGATGATGCTCGGTTTGGCCGGCTGGACCCGTTGGGCACCGGTGTATCAGGCCAGCGAGTTGTTCACGCGTTTCGACTGGCCGCAATGGAAGGTAATCAAACGCATATTGAATATTGGCCTGCCGATCGGCATCGCGATCTTTGCCGAATCGAGCATCTTTGCGGTGATTGCCCTGCTGATCGGCAGCCTCGGCGCCACAGTGGTGGCGGGACACCAGATTGCGCTGAACTTCAGCTCGTTGGTGTTCATGATTCCTTACTCCCTGAGCATGGCCGTGACCGTTCGGGTCGGCCAGGCCCTGGGCCGCAGCGACCCCCGCGAGGCACGCTTTGCCGCGGGCGTGGGAATGGGCACCGCGCTGGCTTATGCCTGCGTGTCCTGCAGCTTGATGCTGGTGTTCCGCGAACAGATTGCCAGCATCTACACCTCGGACCCGTTAGCGATCCAGGTGGCGGCGATGCTGATTGTGTTTGCCGCACTGTTCCAGTTTTCCGATGCGATCCAGGTCACGGCCGCCGGCGCCTTGCGGGGTTATCAAGACACGCGGGTGACCATGGTCCTGACCCTGTTCGCCTATTGGGGCGTGGGCCTGCCGGTGGGCTATGCATTGGGGCTGACCGATTGGTTGGGCCAGGCCAACGGCCCGAGCGGCTTGTGGCAAGGGCTGATCGTTGGCTTGAGTTGCGCGGCGGCCATGTTGCTGGTGCGCCTGGCACGCAGTGCGCGCAGGCGGATTCACGCGGTTTAATCGGACTTCTTGCGAATCCAGTACAGATAGGTCCCCGCCTGCTCTTGCTGGTTCACCAGTTCATGGTCGAGGAACACACAAAACTTGGGAATGTCGCGACGGGTCGACGGATCGGTCGCGATCACCTTGAGCAGGCCGCCAGGGGCCAGGTCGCGGATGTGCTGGTGCAGCATCATCACGGGCTCCGGGCAATTCAGGCCGGTGGCGTCGAGGGTGCCGTCAACGACGGGGTCAAAAATCTCGCTCATCATTCACTCCTGAAACTGGCCACACGTTCAACGGGCCTTGGTTTTCTTTACGTCCAATCGACGCAAATGGCAGGTCACTTCCTCACGGTCGTGGTACAGCTGCTTGCAACCGATTTCCACACGAATGCCACGCGTCTTGAAGCCTTCCTGGATCCGCTCCAGCAAGCGTTTTACCTCGGCGTAACGCTGTTTCATCGGCAACTTGAGGTTAACCACCGCTTCGCGGCAATGACCCTCGCCGATCCAGGTTTCCAGCAGCGCCGCATTACGCGCGGGCTTTTCGACGATGTCGCAGACCATCCAGTCCACCGGCTGTTTGGGTGTGAAGACAAAACCATCGGCCATCAAGTGCTGCACCAGACCGGTGTCCATCAGGCTTTCGGCCATCGGTCCGTTGTCGATGGCCGTGACCAGCATGCCGCGATTGACCAATTGCCAGGTCCAGCCACCCGGTGCGGCCCCCAGATCGACACCGGTCATGTCGCCGTGCAGGCGATCTTCCCACTGATCGCGCGGGATGAAGTGGTGCCAGGCCTCTTCCAGCTTCAAGGTCGAACGGCTCGGCGCCTCGCGAGGAAACTTCAGGCGCGGAATACCCATTGGCCACATTGCCGAGTTATTTGACTCGGCCAGCCCCATGAACACTTCACGGCCGCTCTTGAAGGTCAACAGCAGGCGCGGCTTGCTGGCATCCTCCACTAACCTGCCGGCGGCCAGCAGCGCCTTGCGCAGATGAACCTCGAACTTTTTGCAAAAGTTCGATAGCTCCTTGCCATCATTGGTATCGACCATCTCCAGCCACAGGCTGCCGCATACCGGGAAGCTGTGCAGGTGAGCGAGGATCACGCTGATGCGGTCAGTCTCCGGCAAGTCGATAAAGACCCCGCGCGCCCACTGCCGCGGGAAGATCAGCTCGGCAAAACGCTGGCCGTGCATCAAGCGCTGCGCGCCCTCTTCCTCGGTGCAGATAAATTCGGCGCAAGCGCTGCCGGTCTTGGCCTTGGCATAGCCCGAGACATTCAAGCGGGCAGCGTGCTCCGCTATCTCGGAACAGACTTCGCCTTCAAAGCCCGGGCGGCAGTGCATAAAAAGGGTGTTCATCGATTCTCCTGGATCACCGACCTTGCTCTGGCGCAAAGCCTGTCATGAAAACGCGCGCATGATAGCTGACTTCGGAACCTTGGTTATGTCCATAGAGTCCAGTTATTAGCCAGCTACCTAAAACAGCGCTAGTTTAGAAGTTCTGTTTGTCCCGTCAGGTCCGTAGCCGTGCGGACTAAAGGAGTCATGTAATGTCATCCCTTGATAGCCTGAGAACCCTGAAGACACTCGAAATAGACAACAAGACCTACCATTATTTCAGCCTGCCCGAAGCCGCCAAGAGCCTCGGCGATCTGGATAAGCTGCCGATGTCCCTGAAAGTGCTGCTGGAAAACCTGCTGCGCTGGGAGGACGAAAAAACCGTCACCGGTGCCGACCTCAAGGCGATTGCCGCCTGGCTCAAGGAGCGCCGTTCGGACCGCGAGATTCAGTACCGCCCGGCGCGGGTGCTGATGCAAGACTTCACCGGCGTGCCCGCGGTGGTCGACCTGGCCGCCATGCGCGCCGCCATGGCCAAGGCCGGAGGCGATCCCCAGCGCATCAACCCGCTGTCACCGGTCGACCTGGTGATTGACCACTCGGTGATGGTCGACAAATTTGGCAACGCCGACGCTTTCGAACAGAACGTCGACATCGAAATGCAGCGCAACGGCGAACGCTACGCTTTCTTGCGTTGGGGCCAAAGCGCCTTCGACAACTTCAGCGTGGTGCCGCCCGGCACCGGCATCTGCCACCAGGTAAACCTGGAATACCTCGGTCGTACGGTATGGACCAAGGATGAAGACGGCCGCACTTACGCCTTCCCCGACACGCTGGTCGGCACCGATTCCCACACCACCATGATCAATGGCCTTGGCGTACTGGGCTGGGGCGTGGGCGGGATTGAAGCCGAAGCCGCGATGCTCGGCCAACCAGTGTCGATGCTGATCCCCGAAGTCATTGGGTTCAAGCTCACCGGCAAACTCAGGGAAGGCATCACCGCCACCGACCTGGTGCTGACCGTGACGCAAATGCTGCGTAAAAAAGGCGTGGTGGGCAAGTTCGTCGAATTTTACGGTGATGGCCTTGCCGATCTGCCGCTGGCCGACCGCGCCACCATCGCCAACATGGCACCGGAGTACGGCGCCACCTGTGGTTTCTTCCCGGTGGACGAGGTGACGCTGGACTACCTGCGCCTGTCAGGCCGCCCCGTTGAAACCATCAAATTGGTGGAGAGCTATACCAAAGCCCAGGGCTTGTGGCGCAACGCTGGCCAGGAGCCGGTGTTCACGGACAGCCTGGCCTTGGACATGGGTACCGTCGAAGCCAGCCTCGCCGGACCGAAGCGCCCTCAGGATCGCGTATCGCTGCCAAATGTCGGCCAGGCCTTCAGCGACTTCCTCGACTTGCAGTTCAAGCCCGCCACCAAAGAAGAAGGCCGCCTGGAAAGCGAAGGCGGCGGCGGCGTCGCAGTAGGCAACGCGGATATGGTGGGCGAAGCGGACTATGACTTTGAAGGTCAGACGTATCGCCTGAAAAATGGCGCGGTGGTGATCGCCGCGATCACCTCTTGCACCAACACCTCCAACCCGAGCGTGATGATGGCGGCGGGCCTGGTCGCGAAAAAAGCCGTGGAGAAAGGCCTGACCCGCAAACCGTGGGTAAAGACCTCCCTGGCACCTGGCTCCAAAGTCGTCACCGATTACTACAAGGCCGCCGGCCTGACCCACTATTTGGATCAGTTGGGTTTCGACCTGGTGGGTTACGGCTGCACCACCTGTATCGGCAACTCCGGCCCATTGCCGGAACCTATCGAGAAAGCTATCCAGAAAGCCGACCTCGCCGTCGCGTCCGTGCTGTCGGGTAACCGTAACTTCGAAGGCCGCGTCCATCCGCTGGTGAAAACCAACTGGCTGGCCTCGCCGCCTCTCGTCGTGGCATACGCCCTGGCAGGGACCGTGCGTATCGACATCAGCAGTGAGCCGCTGGGCGAAGGCAAGGATGGCAAGCCGGTTTACCTGCGCGACATCTGGCCCAGCAGCCAGGAAATCGCCGACGCCGTGGCCCAAGTCAGCACTGGCATGTTCCACAAGGAATACGCCGAAGTGTTTGCCGGCGACGAACAATGGCAGGCCATCGAAGTCCCGCAAGCCGCGACTTACGTGTGGCAGGACGATTCCACCTATATCCAGCATCCGCCGTTCTTCGATGATATTGCCGGGCCCTTGCCGGTAATCAAGGATGTTCAGGGCGCCAATGTCCTGGCCTTGCTTGGCGATTCGGTGACCACCGACCACATTTCCCCTGCCGGCAACATCAAGATTGACAGCCCGGCCGGTCGTTACCTGCGCGAACAGGGTGTCGAACCTCGGGACTTCAACTCCTACGGTTCACGCCGCGGCAACCATGAAGTGATGATGCGCGGCACCTTCGCCAATATCCGCATCCGCAATGAAATGCTGGGCGGCGAAGAAGGCGGCAACACGCTGTATATCCCTACCGGGGAAAAAATGCCGATTTATGATGCCGCAATGCAATACCAGGCCTCCGGCACGCCACTGGTGGTCATCGCCGGCCAGGAATACGGCACCGGGTCGAGCCGCGACTGGGCCGCCAAGGGCACCAATCTGCTGGGGGTCAAGGCGGTGATTGCCGAGAGTTTTGAACGGATTCACCGTTCCAACCTGGTAGGCATGGGCGTGCTGCCGCTGCAGTTCAAGCTGGATCAGAACCGCAAGAGCTTGAAGCTGACAGGCAAGGAAAAGATCGACATCCTCGGCCTGACCGGTGCGACGCTTGGCCCTCGAATGAACCTGACGCTGGTGATAACCCGCGAAGATGGCAATCGCGAGCAGGTCGAGGTGCTGTGCCGGATCGATACGTTGAATGAGGTGGAGTACTTCAAGGCCGGGGGGATCTTGCACTACGTGCTGCGCCAACTGATCGAGGCATAAGGCACCACGCCTGACAAGACACCGCCTTCGGGCGGTGTTTTCATGTGGGCTGCCGTGTGCGGTGGCTTAGCGGTTTGGTCGCGGCTATTGCCACTCATTTTGGCTTGAATTTGCTGCATTTCGGATTATTCACCTATCCGCTGCTGGCGGGCTGAAAGCCTGATCACACAACGATTGCGACATACGCCAGCAGCGGCTGAGGGATGCGCGAAGCCGCGCTAATTATTGCAAAAACAAGTTAAATAAAAGGCGCGGCTGGTCGACAACCTATCAAAGCCTTGCGGATTGAACAGTCATGCGTAATAACCAGCCCGTTACCCAGCGCGAACGTACCTTCCCCGCTCAGCAACGGTTGATCTCCACCACTGACGCCAAAGGCGTGATCACTTACTGCAACGATGCGTTTGTAGAGATCAGTGGGTTTTCCCGGGAAGAAATAATCCGTGCCCCGCACAACCTGGTGCGTCACCCGGACGTGCCGACGGCGGTGTTCGCACACATGTGGGTGACGCTCAAACAAGGCTTGCCTTGGATGGGTATCGTTAAAAACCGCTGCAAGTCCGGCGACCACTACTGGGTCAATGCCTACATGACACCGGTCTTCGAGGGCCAACAGGTGGTCGGCTATGAATCGGTGCGGGTCAAACCCACGGCCGAGCAGATCCGTCGGGCCGAAGCGCTGTATCTGCGCATCAACCAAGGCAAGTCGGCCATTCCACGCAGCGACAAATGGCTGCCGGTACTGCAGGACTGGCTACCCTTTATTCTGGTCAGCCAACTGAGTTTCCTGATCGGCATCTGGCTCAATTCCCAATGGGGTTTCGCCCTGGCCGCTGCCCTCTCGGTGCCGCTGGGATTGCTCGGCCTGAGCTGGCAACAGCGCGGTCTGAAGCGTTTGTTGCGCCTGGCCGAGCAAACCACCTCGGACCCGCTGATCGCGCAGATGTACACCGACAGCCGTGGTGCACAAGCACGACTGGAGATGTCGATCCTAAGCCAGGAAGCGCGCTTGAAAACCTGTCTGACACGTTTGCAGGACACCGCCGAGCACCTCAACGACCAGGCGCGGCAGTCCAATACCCTGGCGCATAACAGTTCCACCGGTCTGGAACGCCAGCGGGTGGAAACCGAGCAGGTGGCCACGGCGATCAATCAGATGGCCGCGACCACCCAGGAAGTCGCCAGCCATGTGCAGCGCACGGCCGATGCCACCCAGGAAGCCAATCGCCTGACCGGTCGCGGTCGCGATATCGCCGGGGAAACCCGCGAAGCCATTCAGCGCTTGTCAGTAGTGGTCGGGGAAACCGGTGCAACGGTGACTCAACTGGCCAAGGACAGTGACGAAATCGGCGGCGTGGTGGATGTGATCAAAGGCATCGCCGACCAGACCAACCTGCTGGCCCTGAACGCCGCCATCGAAGCGGCCCGTGCCGGTGAGATGGGCCGTGGTTTTGCGGTGGTCGCCGACGAAGTGCGGCAACTGGCCCAACGCACCAGCGAATCCACCGGGCAGATTCACGCGCTGATCGCCAAGCTGCAACAGACCGCCAGCACCGCCGTACAAACCATGGACGCCGGGCATCGTCAGGCAGAAGAAGGCGTGGCCCGTGTCATGGAGGCGGATCAGGCGCTGGTGGGCATCAGCGAAGCCGTAGCGCATATCACCGACATGACCACCCAGATCGCCGCCGCGACCGAAGAACAAAGCTCGGTGGCTGAAGAGATCAGCCGCAACATCAGCACCATCGCACTGCTGGCGGATCAGACCTCGGAACAGGCCTTGAACTCGGCGCAGTTGAGTGAAGAGCTGACCCACACGGCGAATACGCAGTACTCCCTGGTGGAACGTTTTAACCGATAGATCGCTATCGCAGGCAAGCCAGCGCCTACACTTGAATTGCGAATACATTCAAATGTAGGCGCTGGCTTGCCTGCGATGCGGCCCTAACAGGCGCCGAGGAATCCCGCCACTCGCACTGCCGCAGCCTCCAGATGCTGTGCATGACTG is from Pseudomonas mucidolens and encodes:
- the rlmM gene encoding 23S rRNA (cytidine(2498)-2'-O)-methyltransferase RlmM, encoding MNTLFMHCRPGFEGEVCSEIAEHAARLNVSGYAKAKTGSACAEFICTEEEGAQRLMHGQRFAELIFPRQWARGVFIDLPETDRISVILAHLHSFPVCGSLWLEMVDTNDGKELSNFCKKFEVHLRKALLAAGRLVEDASKPRLLLTFKSGREVFMGLAESNNSAMWPMGIPRLKFPREAPSRSTLKLEEAWHHFIPRDQWEDRLHGDMTGVDLGAAPGGWTWQLVNRGMLVTAIDNGPMAESLMDTGLVQHLMADGFVFTPKQPVDWMVCDIVEKPARNAALLETWIGEGHCREAVVNLKLPMKQRYAEVKRLLERIQEGFKTRGIRVEIGCKQLYHDREEVTCHLRRLDVKKTKAR
- the acnA gene encoding aconitate hydratase AcnA, with translation MSSLDSLRTLKTLEIDNKTYHYFSLPEAAKSLGDLDKLPMSLKVLLENLLRWEDEKTVTGADLKAIAAWLKERRSDREIQYRPARVLMQDFTGVPAVVDLAAMRAAMAKAGGDPQRINPLSPVDLVIDHSVMVDKFGNADAFEQNVDIEMQRNGERYAFLRWGQSAFDNFSVVPPGTGICHQVNLEYLGRTVWTKDEDGRTYAFPDTLVGTDSHTTMINGLGVLGWGVGGIEAEAAMLGQPVSMLIPEVIGFKLTGKLREGITATDLVLTVTQMLRKKGVVGKFVEFYGDGLADLPLADRATIANMAPEYGATCGFFPVDEVTLDYLRLSGRPVETIKLVESYTKAQGLWRNAGQEPVFTDSLALDMGTVEASLAGPKRPQDRVSLPNVGQAFSDFLDLQFKPATKEEGRLESEGGGGVAVGNADMVGEADYDFEGQTYRLKNGAVVIAAITSCTNTSNPSVMMAAGLVAKKAVEKGLTRKPWVKTSLAPGSKVVTDYYKAAGLTHYLDQLGFDLVGYGCTTCIGNSGPLPEPIEKAIQKADLAVASVLSGNRNFEGRVHPLVKTNWLASPPLVVAYALAGTVRIDISSEPLGEGKDGKPVYLRDIWPSSQEIADAVAQVSTGMFHKEYAEVFAGDEQWQAIEVPQAATYVWQDDSTYIQHPPFFDDIAGPLPVIKDVQGANVLALLGDSVTTDHISPAGNIKIDSPAGRYLREQGVEPRDFNSYGSRRGNHEVMMRGTFANIRIRNEMLGGEEGGNTLYIPTGEKMPIYDAAMQYQASGTPLVVIAGQEYGTGSSRDWAAKGTNLLGVKAVIAESFERIHRSNLVGMGVLPLQFKLDQNRKSLKLTGKEKIDILGLTGATLGPRMNLTLVITREDGNREQVEVLCRIDTLNEVEYFKAGGILHYVLRQLIEA
- a CDS encoding methyl-accepting chemotaxis protein, with protein sequence MRNNQPVTQRERTFPAQQRLISTTDAKGVITYCNDAFVEISGFSREEIIRAPHNLVRHPDVPTAVFAHMWVTLKQGLPWMGIVKNRCKSGDHYWVNAYMTPVFEGQQVVGYESVRVKPTAEQIRRAEALYLRINQGKSAIPRSDKWLPVLQDWLPFILVSQLSFLIGIWLNSQWGFALAAALSVPLGLLGLSWQQRGLKRLLRLAEQTTSDPLIAQMYTDSRGAQARLEMSILSQEARLKTCLTRLQDTAEHLNDQARQSNTLAHNSSTGLERQRVETEQVATAINQMAATTQEVASHVQRTADATQEANRLTGRGRDIAGETREAIQRLSVVVGETGATVTQLAKDSDEIGGVVDVIKGIADQTNLLALNAAIEAARAGEMGRGFAVVADEVRQLAQRTSESTGQIHALIAKLQQTASTAVQTMDAGHRQAEEGVARVMEADQALVGISEAVAHITDMTTQIAAATEEQSSVAEEISRNISTIALLADQTSEQALNSAQLSEELTHTANTQYSLVERFNR
- a CDS encoding ABC transporter transmembrane domain-containing protein, with translation MLSARQRRAIRLASRFIAPYRWQALGALLALIVTAGITLSMGQGIRLLVDQGFMTQSPHLLNQSIGLFMVLVLGLAVGTFSRFYLVSWIGERCVADIRRQVFNHLIYLHPGFYENNRSSEIQSRLTADTTLLQSVIGSSLSLFLRNALMVIGGVVLLFITNPKLTSIVVVALPLVLAPILIFGRRVRSLSRQSQDRIADVGSYVSETLGQIKTVQAYNHQAQDEQRFALTVEEAFATARKRIVQRAWLITLVIMLVLGAVGVMLWVGGMDVIAGRISGGELAAFVFYSLIVGSAFGTLSEVIGELQRAAGAAERIAELLQSSNEIQAPDNALVKLPERVSGRLELQDLRFSYPSRPDRYAIDGLDLTIEPGETLALVGPSGAGKSTIFDLLLRFYDPQQGRVLLEGQSLTELDPLDVRRCFALVSQSPALFFGSVEDNIRYGNPSATFALVEAAARIAHAHDFILQMPDGYQTHLGDGGIGLSGGQRQRLAIARALLVDAPILLLDEATSALDAQSEHLIQQALPQLMHGRTTLVIAHRLATVKNADRIAVMDQGKLVAVGTHQQLIASNPLYARLAALQFSDGHDQT
- the pdxB gene encoding 4-phosphoerythronate dehydrogenase PdxB encodes the protein MLIVADENIPLLDAFFEGFGEVRRVPGRAIDRATLEQADVLLVRSVTNVNRQLLEGTPVRFVGTCTIGTDHLDLDYLQKAAIRWSSAPGCNARGVVDYVLGSLLTLAEIEGADLNQRTYGVVGAGEVGGRLVKVLKGLGWNVLVCDPPRQLAEDADYVSLEQIVEQCDVISVHTPLKKSGDDSTWHLFDRQRLNQLKPGTWLINASRGAVVDNAALKEVLLEREDLQAVLDVWEGEPEVDAALADLCVLATPHIAGYSLDGKQRGTAQIYQAFCEHLGQAPSVQLSELLPPPWLAEVSLDANTDPAWALAMLCRSVYDPRRDDADFRRSLVGSVDEQRQAFDLLRKHYPLRREIDGLKVRINGESKDLSRIVAALGAQHA
- a CDS encoding PA1571 family protein, with amino-acid sequence MSLQTSSTEKVEVIRQPQQLPCSYIDAQGREVQITEEMIQSACAELDKKLVTPARQG
- the tusA gene encoding sulfurtransferase TusA; its protein translation is MSEIFDPVVDGTLDATGLNCPEPVMMLHQHIRDLAPGGLLKVIATDPSTRRDIPKFCVFLDHELVNQQEQAGTYLYWIRKKSD
- a CDS encoding MATE family efflux transporter, which translates into the protein MNTATHALSRPARVRLEVRSLLTLALPIMIGQLATTAMGFVDAVMAGRVSARDLAAVALGNSIWIPVYLLMTGTLLATTPKVAQRFGAGAHKEIGPLVRQSMWLGLLVGVIALLLLISAEPILHAMNVDPELIAPCMGYLHGIASGMPAVALYYVLRCFSDGLGRTRPSMVLGLCGLALNIPLNYIFIYGHFGVPAMGGVGCGWATAIVMWVMMLGLAGWTRWAPVYQASELFTRFDWPQWKVIKRILNIGLPIGIAIFAESSIFAVIALLIGSLGATVVAGHQIALNFSSLVFMIPYSLSMAVTVRVGQALGRSDPREARFAAGVGMGTALAYACVSCSLMLVFREQIASIYTSDPLAIQVAAMLIVFAALFQFSDAIQVTAAGALRGYQDTRVTMVLTLFAYWGVGLPVGYALGLTDWLGQANGPSGLWQGLIVGLSCAAAMLLVRLARSARRRIHAV